A single genomic interval of Arachis duranensis cultivar V14167 chromosome 7, aradu.V14167.gnm2.J7QH, whole genome shotgun sequence harbors:
- the LOC107496571 gene encoding protein FATTY ACID EXPORT 6 has product MHDFCFTIPYGLILVGGGLFAFIRRGSLASLGGGVGSGLVLIFAGYLSLNAFNKRKNSYLALFIETITAVALTWVMGQRYMETSKIMPAGLVAGLSALMTLFYFFKLATGGNHLSAKAE; this is encoded by the exons atgcACGATTTCTGCTTCACGATTCCGTACGGTTTGATTCTGGTAGGCGGTGGACTCTTCGCTTTCATCAGGAGAGGAAGCCTGGCTTCTCTCGGCGGAGGCGTTGGCTCCGGCTTGGTTCTCATCTTCGCCGGTTATCTCAGTCTCAATGCCTTCAACAAGCGCAAGAACTCTTACCTCGCTTTGTTTATCGAAACAA TTACCGCAGTCGCACTAACATGGGTCATGGGACAGCGATACATGGAAACATCCAAGATTATGCCTGCTGGTCTTGTAGCAGGACTTAG TGCTCTTATGACCCTCTTTTATTTCTTCAAACTAGCAACTGGTGGCAACCATCTCTCTGCCAAGGCAGAGTAA
- the LOC107496578 gene encoding taxadiene 5-alpha hydroxylase produces MSVLLATLFLLIPVLLLLIRRRKPSKRVPPGSLGIPIIGQSLGLLRAMRSNNAEKWIEQRIRKYGPVSKLNLFGTPTVLIYGQAANKFIFSNNGGTIANQQTQSVKMILGDRNILELHGKDHKRVRSALMSFLKPESLKLYVGKIDGEVRRHLEMHWKGKQNVKVLPLMKTLTFNIICSLLFGLEPGKQRDNFLGSFHTMIKGMWSIPINLPFTRYNRSLRASARIQKMLKQIVDRKRVELERNQASTHQDLITCLIGIQSAGDEQVITEKEIIHNSMLVMVAGYDTSSVLITFLIRLLANEPAIFAAVLQEQEEIAKSKQSGEPLTWEDLAKMKYTWRVALETLRMFPPIFGGFRKAVTDIEYDGYIIPKGWQIFWVTAMTQMDNSIFPEPTKFDPSRFEDQLSIPPYCFIAFGGGSRICPGYELARIETLVSIHYLVTSFSWKLCADDNFSRDPMPVPTQGLPIEIWPRKNLP; encoded by the exons ATGAGTGTTCTCCTTGCTACTCTCTTCTTACTAATCccagttcttcttcttttgatcAGAAGAAGAAAGCCATCCAAAAGGGTCCCACCTGGTTCACTTGGAATACCCATCATTGGTCAAAGCCTTGGCCTTCTTAGAGCTATGCGTTCAAACAATGCAGAGAAATGGATTGAACAAAGGATCAGAAAGTATGGTCCTGTTTCTAAGCTAAACTTGTTTGGAACACCAACTGTTTTGATTTATGGACAGGCTGCAAACAAGTTCATATTCTCTAACAATGGAGGCACAATTGCTAACCAGCAAACACAGTCCGTTAAGATGATCTTGGGAGATCGAAACATACTTGAACTTCATGGCAAAGATCATAAGCGAGTCAGAAGCGCGCTCATGTCGTTCCTCAAGCCAGAATCCTTGAAGCTGTATGTGGGGAAGATTGATGGAGAAGTTAGGAGGCACCTTGAGATGCATTGGAAGGGAAAACAGAATGTTAAG GTGTTACCTCTGATGAAGACACTCACATTCAACATAATTTGCTCTCTTTTGTTTGGTCTTGAGCCTGGAAAGCAAAGAGATAATTTCCTGGGTTCTTTCCATACAATGATCAAAGGAATGTGGTCAATTCCTATTAACTTGCCGTTCACACGCTACAATCGCAGCCTCAGAGCAAGTGCAAGGATCCAGAAGATGCTGAAGCAGATTGTGGACAGAAAAAGGGTTGAACTTGAGCGAAATCAAGCCTCTACTCACCAAGATTTGATCACTTGCTTAATTGGCATACAAAGTGCTGGTGATGAACAGGTTATCACTGAGAAGGAGATCATTCATAATAGCATGCTTGTCATGGTTGCTGGATATGACACTTCATCTGTTCTAATTACTTTCCTTATCAGACTCTTAGCTAATGAACCTGCAATTTTTGCAGCAGTTCTTCAAG AACAAGAAGAGATAGCAAAAAGCAAGCAATCAGGAGAGCCTCTAACTTGGGAAGACCTTGCAAAGATGAAGTACACATGGAGAGTAGCATTGGAAACTCTTAGGATGTTTCCTCCCATCTTTGGTGGCTTCAGAAAGGCAGTGACAGATATTGAATATGATGGATACATTATTCCCAAAGGGTGGCAG ATCTTCTGGGTTACAGCAATGACTCAAATGGACAATAGCATATTCCCAGAGCCAACAAAGTTTGATCCAAGTAGATTTGAAGACCAATTGTCTATTCCTCCATACTGCTTCATTGCATTTGGTGGGGGATCAAGAATATGTCCAGGATATGAGTTGGCCAGGATTGAAACTCTTGTTTCAATCCATTATCTTGTTACAAGCTTCAGTTGGAAATTATGTGCAGACGATAACTTCAGTAGAGATCCAATGCCAGTTCCAACTCAAGGGCTTCCAATTGAGATTTGGCCAAGGAAAAATCTTCCTTAA
- the LOC107496539 gene encoding uncharacterized protein LOC107496539 encodes MSMASSNKTLLLSTFFLLIIITAHQVSTLKYPFHPRDLLPLLPKQLSWPILNSLHSAVDLLPVFVGAASNSSSPDNSVEWKGACFYENKAWMVFHNNSQTQYGGGTLHLKVSEAHSWTCLDLYIFATPYRVTWDYYFLSREHTLEFSEWEGKAEYEYVKNHGVSIFLMKAGMLGTLEALWEVFPLFTNTGWGENSNINFLKKHMGASFEARPEPWVTNVTADDIHSGDFLAVSKIRGRWGAFESLEKWVSGAYAGHTAVCLRDSDGKLWIGESGHENEEGEDIIALIPWDEWWEFELNEDDSNPHIALLPLHPDVRAKFNETAAWEYARSMEGKPYGYHNMIFSWIDTLTGNYPPPIDANVVACVMTIWSQLQPAYAANMWNEALNKRLGTKGLDLSQVLVEVEKRGSSFEQLLTIPEQDDWVYSDGKSTSCIAFILEMYKAAGLFNPIASSVQVTEFTIKDAYILNFFENNSSRLPNWCNDGDTVKLPYCQIKGKYRMELPGYNSMEPYPHMNERCPSLPTKYYRPENC; translated from the exons ATGTCCATGGCTTCCTCGAACAAAACGTTATTGCTCAGCACCTTCTTCCTTCTCATCATCATAACGGCTCACCAAGTTTCGACCTTGAAATACCCATTTCACCCTCGGGACCTTCTCCCTCTGCTCCCAAAGCAACTCTCTTGGCCGATCCTCAACTCTCTCCACAGTGCGGTCGACCTTCTTCCGGTCTTCGTCGGCGCCGCCTCTAACTCCTCCTCACCGGATAACTCAGTCGAGTGGAAAGGTGCTTGCTTTTATGAGAACAAGGCTTGGATGGTGTTCCATAACAATAGTCAAACCCAGTATGGCGGTGGCACCCTTCACTTAAAg GTTAGCGAAGCTCATAGTTGGACATGCTTAGATCTTTATATATTTGCTACCCCGTATCGAGTAACATGGGATTATTATTTCCTTTCACGGGAGCATACACTCGAGTTCAGCGAGTGGGAAGGCAAAGCTGAGTATGAGTAT GTGAAAAATCATGGGGTATCAATTTTTCTTATGAAGGCTGGGATGTTGGGAACACTTGAAGCACTATGGGAGGTCTTTCCTTTATTTACAAATACTGGATGGGGTGAGAACTCCAATATCAACTTTTTGAAGAAGCATATGGGAGCTTCTTTCGAAGCACGTCCTGAGCCGTGGGTTACAAATGTCACCGCTGACGATATCCACTCTGGTGATTTCCTTGCTGTTTCAAAGATCCGAGGTCGTTGGGGTGCTTTTGAGTCTCTAGAGAAGTGGGTTAGTGGAGCGTATGCTGGACACACTGCCGTTTGCTTAAGGGATTCCGATGGAAAGCTTTGGATTGGGGAATCAGGACATGAAAATGAAGAG GGAGAAGATATAATTGCTTTGATTCCATGGGATGAGTGGTGGGAATTTGAGCTGAATGAAGATGACTCCAATCCCCATATTGCACTTCTTCCTTTGCATCCTGATGTTCGTGCCAAATTTAATGAGACTGCTGCCTGGGAGTATGCAAGAAGCATGGAAGGAAAACCATATGGTTACCACAACATGATCTTCAGTTGGATAGACACTTTAACCGGAAACTATCCGCCTCCTATAGATGCTAATGTG GTTGCTTGTGTTATGACAATTTGGAGTCAACTACAACCTGCGTATGCTGCAAATATGTGGAATGAAGCTTTGAACAAACGACTTGGCACTAAG GGACTTGATCTTTCACAAGTTTTGGTCGAAGTTGAAAAGCGTGGATCATCTTTTGAACAATTGCTGACGATTCCGGAGCAGGATGACTGGGTCTACAGTGATGGGAAGTCAACTTCTTGCATTGCTTTTATACTTGAAATGTACAAAGCGGCTGGATTGTTCAACCCAATTGCTAGTTCTGTTCAAGTGACAGAGTTTACA ATAAAAGATGCATACATTCTGAATTTCTTCGAGAACAACTCTAGTCGATTGCCGAATTGGTGCAATGATGGAGACACTGTGAAGCTTCCATATTGTCAGATCAAAGGAAAGTACCGAATGGAACTTCCGGGATACAACAGCATGGAACCGTATCCTCATATGAATGAAAGGTGCCCATCTCTTCCCACAAAGTACTACAGACCTGAAAACTGCTAG